The DNA window AAAGAAGCCGGAAAAGATGTCATCAGTCTGAGTATCGGAGAGCCAGATTTTAACACGCCGATGTGCATCAAGGAAGGAGCCATCAAAGCCATTCACAACAACATAACCCACTATTCGCCTGTTGCGGGTTACAAGGAGTTGCGGGAGGCTATAGCGGCTAAATTTCAAAAAGAAAACGGCATCACCTACCGCCCGGGCCAAATCATTGTTTCGGGTGGCGCCAAGCAATCTATCGCCAACGCCATTCTTTGTTTGATCAATCCTGGTGATGAGGTGCTGATACCAGCGCCGTATTGGGTGTCGTATCCAGAAATGGTGAAGATGGCCGAAGGGGTGCCGGTGATAATTCCGTCAACCCTCGCCACCGACTTCAAGGTTGACCCGCAGGCGGTGCGCGATAAAATTACTGATCGCACGCGCCTTTTTATTTATAGTTCGCCATGCAATCCTTCAGGGGCTGTTATCTCACGAGATGAGCTGCGCGCTTTGGCGGAAGTATTGGCCGAAAAAGAAGATATCTATGTAATCAGCGATGAAATCTATGAGGAGATCAATTTTATTGGCAAACACGAAAGCATGGCGCAGTTCGACTTTATCAAAGATCGTGTGATTACCGTCAACGGTGTTTCGAAAGGTTTTGCTATGACGGGGTGGCGCATCGGTTATGCCGGAGCGCCGCAACATATCGCCGATGCCATGAATACCCTGCAGGGGCAATACACTTCGGGGTCTTCGTCGATATCGCAGATGGCAGCGTTGGTGGCGCTCAAAGAAGGAGCTTGTGCCCTGGATGAAGTTAGTGAAATGAAAAAAGCATTTCACGAACGGCGCGACGTGGTGCTGGAGTTGCTCAAAAAGATTCCGGGTGTTAAAACCAATGTTCCCGAAGGAGCTTTTTATGTATTCCCCGATGTGTCGTCGTATTACGGTAAAACTGATGGCACGCATATGATTAAAAACGGGATGGATTTGTGCATGTATCTGCTCGACACGGTGTATGTATCACTGGTGCCCGGCGAGGCTTTTGGTTGCGATGAGTGTATCCGCATTTCCTACGCTACCAAAATCTCTGAAATTGAGCGTGCCATCGAGCGAATAGCCACAGCGCTGGCAAAGCTGCACTAAGGCGTGTTGAGTTAAGATTTTTGTTTTAATAAAAATACAAGGGGGCGAGTGCCCCTTTTTTGTGCAACCTCGATCGTTATGGGCTTTCCCCTTCTGGGATAATTGTATGTTTGCAGGCAAATTTTTTAACATCTATGATGAATGAAAATGGATTAAAAAAGGCTTCGGATCTATTCCGTTCTTTGGCCACCAAAAATATTATGATCATTGGCGATGTAATGATTGATTTGTACCTTTTCGGGTCGGTTGATCGCATCTCGCCTGAGGCTCCTGTTCCGGTAGTAGCCGTCAACAGGCGTGCCCGGCATCTGGGCGGCGCTGCCAACGTTGCGCTCAATATCAAAGCCATGGGGGCACGTCCGGTGTTGTGTTCGGTAATAGGGCAGGAGGAGAAGTCGCAGGAGTTTATGCAGTTGATGAAGGAAAATGATCTTTTTTCAGGAGTCATTCTTCACAGCAAAAGCCGCATCACCACCACCAAGTTCCGTATCATCGGCAACAATGTTCAGCTGCTCCGCGTCGACGAGGAATGTACCGAATCATTATCGGAGGAGGATATGAAGACTTTTCTGAATCTGGTGGAGGTGGCTATAAAAGAACAGCACATAGATGCTATCATTTTTCAGGACTACGACAAAGGCGTTATCACTCCGGCGTTGATAACTAAAGTGGCTAATCTGGCTACTAAAATGAAAATTCCGGTAACTGTTGATCCAAAGCACCGCAATTTTGGTGCATATAAAAACATTACGCTTTTCAAGCCTAACCTCAAGGAGCTGAAAGAAGGGCTGGGTATAGAGGCTGCCAGCTTTGATATAGAGTC is part of the Bacteroidales bacterium genome and encodes:
- a CDS encoding pyridoxal phosphate-dependent aminotransferase translates to MSQNHLSNRVRSLSESATLAMTRRGRELKEAGKDVISLSIGEPDFNTPMCIKEGAIKAIHNNITHYSPVAGYKELREAIAAKFQKENGITYRPGQIIVSGGAKQSIANAILCLINPGDEVLIPAPYWVSYPEMVKMAEGVPVIIPSTLATDFKVDPQAVRDKITDRTRLFIYSSPCNPSGAVISRDELRALAEVLAEKEDIYVISDEIYEEINFIGKHESMAQFDFIKDRVITVNGVSKGFAMTGWRIGYAGAPQHIADAMNTLQGQYTSGSSSISQMAALVALKEGACALDEVSEMKKAFHERRDVVLELLKKIPGVKTNVPEGAFYVFPDVSSYYGKTDGTHMIKNGMDLCMYLLDTVYVSLVPGEAFGCDECIRISYATKISEIERAIERIATALAKLH
- a CDS encoding bifunctional ADP-heptose synthase; protein product: MMNENGLKKASDLFRSLATKNIMIIGDVMIDLYLFGSVDRISPEAPVPVVAVNRRARHLGGAANVALNIKAMGARPVLCSVIGQEEKSQEFMQLMKENDLFSGVILHSKSRITTTKFRIIGNNVQLLRVDEECTESLSEEDMKTFLNLVEVAIKEQHIDAIIFQDYDKGVITPALITKVANLATKMKIPVTVDPKHRNFGAYKNITLFKPNLKELKEGLGIEAASFDIESLKLAAQKIHIRQKVDLVMITLSEDGIFISRRNNDGTFTVEHLAAHRRSIADVSGAGDTVISVATLGLAAGMNDFDIAALSNLAGGQVCEYVGVVPVNKEKLLHEWAKINETVG